The following are encoded in a window of Mycobacterium vicinigordonae genomic DNA:
- the mftA gene encoding mycofactocin precursor MftA (Mycofactocin is a small molecule electron carrier derived from the final two amino acids, Val-Tyr, of MftA, the mycofactocin precursor. It plays a role in redox homeostasis and the metabolism of alcohols and aldehydes in Actinobacteria, including Mycobacterium tuberculosis.), producing MDNENQAETELVTETLVEEVSIDGMCGVY from the coding sequence ATGGACAACGAGAACCAGGCCGAGACCGAACTCGTCACCGAGACCCTGGTCGAAGAGGTCTCCATCGACGGCATGTGCGGGGTCTACTGA
- the mftB gene encoding mycofactocin biosynthesis chaperone MftB (MftB, a small protein, is a peptide chaperone that assists the radical SAM enzyme MftC in performing two modifications to the C-terminal Val-Tyr dipeptide of the mycofactocin precursor peptide, MftA. MftB's role is analogous to the role of PqqD in the biosynthesis of PQQ, a cofactor that derives entirely from a Tyr and a Glu in the precursor PqqA.), which translates to MRGLLTVPASARTGRLDAREFDPDRGWRLHPQVAVRPEPFGALLYHFGTRKLSFLKNRTILTVVESLADHLDARSACRAAGIHDHEQAPYLHALGVLARSNMLVPGETQ; encoded by the coding sequence GTGCGGGGTCTACTGACCGTGCCTGCGTCCGCGCGGACGGGGCGGCTCGACGCCAGGGAGTTCGACCCCGACCGCGGCTGGCGCCTGCACCCACAGGTGGCTGTTCGACCGGAACCATTCGGTGCGCTGCTGTATCACTTCGGCACCCGAAAGTTGTCGTTCCTGAAGAACCGCACCATCCTGACGGTGGTGGAGTCGCTGGCCGACCACCTCGACGCCCGGTCCGCCTGCCGCGCCGCCGGAATCCACGATCACGAGCAGGCGCCTTATTTGCACGCACTGGGCGTGTTGGCCCGCTCCAACATGCTGGTACCAGGAGAGACTCAATGA
- the mftC gene encoding mycofactocin radical SAM maturase (MftC is a radical SAM/SPASM enzyme that catalyzes the first two steps in biosynthesis of the electron carrier mycofactocin from the terminal Val-Tyr dipeptide of the precursor peptide MftA.) — MTTAAVPSLIEQFEHGLDAPICLTWELTYACNLACVHCLSSSGKRDPRELSTRQCKDIIDELERMQVFYVNIGGGEPTVRPDFWELVDYATEHHVGVKFSTNGVRITPEVAARLAASDYVDVQISLDGATAEVNDAVRGEGSFAMACRALENLAAAGFKDAKISVVVTRHNVGQLDEFAALASRYGATLRITRLRPSGRGADVWEELHPTADQQVQLYDWLVAKGERVLTGDSFFHLAPLGQSGALAGLNMCGAGRVVCLIDPVGDVYACPFAIHDRFLAGNILSDNGFGTGFQNVWKHAPLFRELREPQSAGACGSCGHYDSCRGGCMAAKFFTGLPLDGPDPECVQGYGAPALAAERETPRPRVDHSRGRRLGAPVPLTLSMRPPTRLCNESPV; from the coding sequence ATGACGACAGCCGCCGTCCCATCGTTGATCGAGCAGTTCGAGCACGGGCTCGACGCGCCGATCTGTTTGACCTGGGAGCTGACCTACGCCTGCAACCTGGCTTGTGTGCACTGCCTGTCGTCGTCGGGCAAACGCGATCCGCGTGAGCTGTCCACCCGCCAGTGCAAGGACATCATCGACGAGCTGGAACGCATGCAGGTGTTCTACGTGAACATCGGTGGCGGCGAACCGACTGTGCGCCCGGATTTTTGGGAGTTGGTGGACTACGCCACCGAACACCACGTCGGGGTGAAGTTCTCCACCAACGGGGTGCGGATCACGCCCGAGGTGGCCGCGCGGCTGGCCGCCAGCGACTACGTCGACGTCCAGATCTCCTTGGACGGTGCGACCGCCGAGGTCAACGACGCGGTGCGTGGCGAGGGATCGTTCGCCATGGCGTGCCGGGCCTTGGAGAACCTTGCCGCGGCGGGCTTCAAAGACGCGAAGATCTCAGTGGTGGTCACTCGGCACAATGTCGGACAGCTTGACGAATTCGCCGCTCTGGCAAGCCGGTACGGTGCCACACTGCGCATCACCCGGCTGCGGCCCTCGGGGCGCGGCGCCGATGTCTGGGAGGAGCTGCACCCCACCGCCGACCAGCAGGTGCAGTTGTACGACTGGCTGGTGGCCAAGGGCGAACGGGTGCTCACCGGCGACTCGTTCTTCCACCTGGCACCGCTGGGTCAGTCCGGCGCGCTGGCCGGGCTGAACATGTGCGGCGCGGGCCGGGTGGTCTGTCTGATCGACCCGGTGGGCGACGTCTACGCCTGCCCGTTCGCCATCCACGACCGCTTCCTGGCCGGCAACATATTGTCCGACAACGGCTTTGGCACTGGCTTTCAGAATGTCTGGAAGCACGCGCCACTTTTCCGGGAGTTGCGTGAGCCGCAGTCAGCGGGCGCGTGTGGTAGCTGCGGGCATTACGACAGCTGCCGTGGCGGGTGCATGGCGGCGAAGTTCTTCACCGGCCTACCGCTGGACGGTCCGGACCCCGAGTGCGTCCAAGGCTACGGCGCGCCGGCACTGGCGGCCGAACGCGAGACACCGCGCCCCCGCGTCGACCACTCTCGTGGCCGGCGGCTTGGCGCGCCGGTGCCGCTCACCCTCTCCATGAGGCCGCCGACTCGCCTGTGCAACGAAAGTCCCGTGTAG
- the mftD gene encoding pre-mycofactocin synthase MftD (MftD, an enzyme found in the mycofactocin biosynthesis locus, performs an oxidative deamination of 3-amino-5-[(p-hydroxyphenyl)methyl]-4,4-dimethyl-2-pyrrolidinone (AHDP). The resulting compound, now called pre-mycofactocin (PMFT), is a biologically active redox cofactor that can oxidize the non-exchangeable NADH of TIGR03971 family SDR-type oxidoreductases.) gives MADQWFETIAIAQQRAKRRLPKSVYSSLISASEKGVTVADNVAAFSELGFAPHVVGASEKRDLSTTVMGQDISLPVMISPTGVQAVDPDGEVAVARGAAARGTAMGLSSFASKPIEEVIAANPKIFFQIYWLGSRDSIAERVERARQAGAVGLIVTTDWSFSHGRDWGSPKIPEQMNLRTTLRMSPEAIFKPRWLWKFGKTLRPPDLRVPNQGRRGEPGPTFFEAYGEWMATPPPTWEDIAWLRELWGGPFMLKGVMRVDDAKRAVDAGVSAISVSNHGGNNLDGTPASIRALPAVAAAVGDQVEVLFDGGIRRGSDVVKAVALGARAVMIGRAYLWGLAAAGQPGVENVLDILRGGIDSALMGLGHSSIHDLKADDILIPDGFTRALGVG, from the coding sequence ATGGCGGACCAATGGTTTGAAACCATCGCTATCGCCCAGCAACGCGCCAAGCGGCGCCTGCCGAAATCGGTCTATTCATCTCTAATCTCCGCCAGTGAAAAAGGCGTGACGGTCGCCGACAATGTGGCGGCATTCAGCGAACTGGGTTTCGCGCCGCATGTCGTAGGGGCGAGCGAAAAGCGGGACCTTTCGACCACCGTTATGGGACAGGACATCTCGCTGCCGGTGATGATCTCGCCTACCGGCGTGCAGGCGGTCGACCCGGACGGCGAGGTGGCCGTCGCGCGGGGTGCTGCCGCCCGCGGCACTGCAATGGGATTATCGTCGTTCGCCAGCAAGCCGATCGAAGAGGTGATCGCCGCCAACCCGAAGATCTTCTTCCAGATCTACTGGCTGGGCAGCCGGGACTCGATCGCCGAGCGGGTGGAGCGGGCCCGCCAGGCCGGTGCGGTTGGCCTGATCGTCACCACCGACTGGTCGTTCTCGCACGGGCGCGACTGGGGCAGCCCCAAGATTCCCGAGCAGATGAACCTGCGGACCACGTTGCGGATGTCGCCCGAGGCGATCTTCAAGCCGCGATGGTTGTGGAAGTTCGGCAAGACGTTGCGACCCCCGGACTTGCGCGTACCCAACCAGGGCCGCCGCGGCGAACCGGGACCCACGTTCTTCGAGGCCTACGGCGAGTGGATGGCCACACCGCCGCCGACCTGGGAGGACATTGCCTGGCTGCGGGAGCTGTGGGGCGGCCCGTTCATGCTCAAGGGTGTGATGCGCGTTGACGACGCGAAAAGGGCAGTCGATGCTGGTGTTTCGGCTATCTCGGTGTCTAACCACGGCGGCAACAACCTGGACGGTACGCCGGCATCCATCCGTGCCCTGCCGGCCGTGGCTGCCGCCGTCGGCGATCAGGTTGAGGTGCTGTTCGACGGCGGCATCCGGCGCGGCAGTGACGTCGTCAAGGCGGTGGCGCTCGGGGCGCGTGCGGTAATGATCGGGCGTGCCTACCTGTGGGGGCTGGCCGCGGCCGGCCAGCCCGGCGTCGAGAACGTGTTGGACATCCTGCGCGGCGGTATCGACTCGGCGCTGATGGGTCTGGGGCACTCCTCCATCCACGATCTCAAAGCGGACGACATCCTTATCCCGGATGGCTTCACCCGGGCACTGGGGGTCGGCTGA